One stretch of Candidatus Baltobacteraceae bacterium DNA includes these proteins:
- a CDS encoding DNA-3-methyladenine glycosylase: MLPVDTVELSKFLIGKLLVSRIGGTRSTARIVEVEAYVTGDPASHAFRGITKRNKVMFGRRGFAYVYRIYGTSWCLNVTSAKPGVGEAVLIRALEPVAGIDAMRARRPSVADRDLLRGPGRLCAALGIDGAVDGLDLCAARSPLALFDDAVALPIGVSTRIGLTKAAERALRYYARGSKWLSGRASLSP; the protein is encoded by the coding sequence ATGCTTCCCGTGGATACAGTCGAGCTTTCGAAATTTCTGATCGGCAAGTTGCTCGTGTCGCGCATCGGCGGGACACGCAGTACTGCGCGTATCGTTGAAGTCGAGGCCTACGTTACGGGCGATCCGGCCTCGCATGCCTTTCGTGGAATCACGAAACGCAACAAGGTGATGTTCGGCCGGCGCGGTTTTGCGTACGTTTACCGTATCTACGGAACCAGCTGGTGCTTGAACGTCACCAGCGCCAAGCCCGGAGTCGGCGAAGCGGTACTCATCCGCGCGCTCGAACCCGTTGCGGGAATCGACGCAATGCGCGCAAGGCGTCCCAGTGTCGCCGATCGCGATCTCCTGCGCGGTCCCGGCCGGTTGTGCGCCGCGCTCGGGATCGACGGCGCTGTCGATGGTTTGGATTTGTGCGCTGCGCGCTCGCCGCTCGCGTTGTTCGATGATGCAGTCGCGCTTCCGATCGGCGTCTCGACGCGCATCGGTTTGACGAAGGCTGCCGAACGCGCGCTGCGCTATTATGCGCGCGGCAGCAAGTGGCTGAGCGGACGCGCTTCACTATCGCCATGA
- a CDS encoding pseudouridine synthase, which translates to MRLQRYLALAGIASRRAAEEMIVGGKVRVNGKLVRELGSRVEDGDRVEFDGRTVVMPQREVLVLNKPVGVVTTMSDPEGRRTVEDLVRAERGPKAARLVPVGRLDYDTSGVLLLTNDGDLAYALTHPRFGVDKVYRATLRGRLEPEAVEKLRVGIFLEGRRTSPAALRVVTVARDRSVIDLTLHEGRYRQVRRMFEAVGHPLVALERLSFGPVSLGSLRPAHLRELSPRERKALDVLLLNSRGDAGRAKGTGNSRRDAGRKRRSRGDTQRD; encoded by the coding sequence ATGAGGCTGCAACGTTATCTCGCGCTTGCGGGAATCGCATCACGGCGCGCCGCGGAAGAAATGATCGTCGGCGGTAAGGTTCGCGTGAACGGCAAACTCGTGCGCGAGCTCGGTTCGCGCGTCGAAGACGGCGATCGCGTCGAGTTCGACGGCCGCACGGTCGTCATGCCGCAACGCGAAGTCTTAGTGTTGAACAAACCCGTCGGAGTCGTCACGACGATGAGCGATCCGGAAGGCCGGCGCACCGTCGAAGATCTCGTGCGGGCGGAGCGCGGTCCGAAAGCGGCACGCCTCGTTCCGGTCGGGCGCTTGGATTACGATACGTCGGGCGTGCTGCTATTGACCAACGACGGCGATCTAGCGTACGCGTTGACGCATCCGCGTTTCGGCGTCGACAAAGTCTATCGCGCGACTCTGCGTGGCCGGCTCGAGCCCGAGGCCGTTGAAAAGCTGCGCGTCGGCATTTTCCTGGAAGGCCGCCGCACGTCGCCCGCGGCGTTGCGGGTCGTTACGGTTGCACGTGATCGTTCGGTCATCGATCTCACGTTGCACGAGGGCCGGTACCGGCAAGTGCGCCGGATGTTCGAGGCGGTCGGCCATCCGCTCGTTGCGCTCGAACGCTTGAGTTTTGGTCCGGTGAGCCTGGGCTCACTGCGGCCCGCGCATCTCCGCGAGCTCTCACCTCGTGAACGCAAGGCGCTCGATGTGCTTCTCCTGAACTCGCGCGGAGATGCCGGACGGGCTAAGGGTACGGGGAATTCGCGGCGCGACGCAGGCCGTAAGCGACGATCGCGAGGCGATACTCAGCGCGACTGA
- the aroH gene encoding chorismate mutase: MPDGLRVRGIRGATQAVSDDREAILSATEKMLIAIRERNKFELEDVASALFTVTPDLRAGFPASAARRLGWTSIPLLNFTEIPVPGDLPRCIRTMILINTTLAQHEIVHVYLEGAVALRPDLQRQ; encoded by the coding sequence ATGCCGGACGGGCTAAGGGTACGGGGAATTCGCGGCGCGACGCAGGCCGTAAGCGACGATCGCGAGGCGATACTCAGCGCGACTGAAAAAATGCTGATTGCAATCCGCGAGCGGAACAAGTTCGAGCTCGAAGATGTCGCATCGGCATTGTTCACGGTTACGCCCGACCTGCGAGCCGGTTTCCCCGCGTCCGCGGCGCGTCGTCTGGGTTGGACGAGCATCCCGCTTCTCAATTTCACGGAGATCCCTGTTCCCGGCGATTTGCCGCGCTGCATTCGCACGATGATCCTCATTAATACGACGCTCGCACAGCACGAGATCGTGCACGTCTACCTCGAGGGTGCCGTCGCACTGCGACCGGACTTGCAACGCCAGTGA
- a CDS encoding prephenate dehydrogenase/arogenate dehydrogenase family protein has translation MSFDGPLGVAGVGLIGGSIALRARKVGIEVAGFDANPSAADLVDRSVDSLEALARVSKTLVIALPLDATLTAIDALRALDAPALVFDVASVKVPVVDRSAGWKKFVATHPIAGAEQRGPSAARDDLFEGRVWTYVPSDRERDAAIETFIRAMGARSYPIDAAEHDRALALTSHLPQAVVSALAALLSEREIAPDLVGSGLASTLRLAGSPWEIWEPILKANGVAIGAALRELSERLEGLADDVEAGTLHLSASYFESARAAYEALVKPWR, from the coding sequence GTGAGCTTCGACGGCCCGCTCGGAGTCGCGGGCGTCGGGTTGATCGGCGGTTCGATCGCGTTACGGGCCCGCAAGGTGGGGATTGAGGTCGCCGGTTTCGATGCGAACCCGTCGGCTGCGGATCTCGTCGATCGAAGCGTCGACTCGCTCGAGGCGCTGGCGCGCGTCTCGAAAACGCTTGTGATAGCACTGCCGCTGGACGCAACGCTGACCGCGATCGATGCCCTGCGTGCACTCGATGCTCCGGCTCTCGTCTTCGACGTCGCATCGGTGAAGGTTCCCGTCGTCGATCGTTCTGCCGGATGGAAGAAGTTCGTCGCGACGCATCCGATCGCCGGAGCCGAGCAACGCGGGCCGAGTGCCGCGCGGGACGATTTGTTCGAGGGACGCGTGTGGACGTACGTGCCGAGCGATCGCGAGCGCGACGCAGCGATCGAGACCTTCATTAGAGCAATGGGCGCACGTTCGTACCCGATCGATGCCGCCGAGCACGACCGCGCGCTCGCGCTCACCTCACACCTTCCGCAAGCCGTGGTCAGCGCGCTTGCCGCGCTGCTCAGCGAGCGTGAGATCGCACCCGATCTCGTAGGGTCGGGGCTCGCCTCCACTCTGCGCCTGGCCGGTTCGCCCTGGGAGATATGGGAGCCGATTCTTAAGGCGAACGGCGTCGCGATCGGGGCCGCTCTGCGAGAGCTTTCGGAACGATTAGAAGGGCTCGCCGATGATGTCGAGGCAGGAACTCTTCACCTCTCGGCGTCGTATTTCGAGAGCGCCCGCGCGGCTTACGAGGCGCTCGTAAAGCCATGGCGTTGA
- a CDS encoding tetratricopeptide repeat protein, protein MATTVAVVALSSLPALGDNLGYYTPPKLVKQGTSATPIAGNGTVLIQVLVNPDASFKVQKIIKSSNSDDNQAAMEIANSAKYSPATKGGKKIAAFYTYTLKFVVNTKTSNAAPVNPLSKYDAEVHAGHYIDARNGLQSYLQSHPDDPQANALLGVSEFFLNNFVDSATAFNKAGTVSSQYATVAANAYAKAAQAAITTKNGAAAVAYATKAKAVTPGAATWNLLGNAQLVNNDTTDAIQSFEQARALSPSDPKLDPKERGTIVANLIAAYADSDQIDKAVALLPEMKQLDPDNMVGTSHVVAYYAKKALAASNAGKTSDAIAAYEKGGSYGGPLAHTMYTNEAMQLMRLAHPDWNQIQIVAGKAIALTPDDARANLAYGNVLLNEKKYNEALPYLQKAQSSAKASGDADAEKMASQLLTQVSAQGASK, encoded by the coding sequence GTGGCGACCACGGTCGCAGTGGTTGCGCTTTCAAGTCTGCCGGCGTTGGGCGACAACCTCGGTTATTACACGCCACCGAAACTGGTAAAGCAGGGCACCTCCGCGACGCCGATCGCAGGAAACGGCACGGTGCTCATTCAGGTGTTGGTAAATCCCGACGCGTCGTTCAAAGTACAAAAGATCATCAAGTCGTCAAACTCCGACGACAATCAAGCCGCGATGGAAATCGCGAATTCCGCAAAATATTCTCCGGCGACCAAAGGCGGAAAGAAGATTGCGGCGTTCTACACGTACACGCTGAAATTCGTGGTCAACACCAAGACCAGCAACGCTGCGCCGGTTAACCCGCTCTCCAAGTACGATGCGGAAGTTCATGCCGGACACTATATCGATGCCCGCAACGGCCTGCAATCATATCTGCAGTCGCATCCCGACGATCCGCAGGCCAACGCGCTGCTCGGCGTCTCGGAATTCTTCCTCAATAACTTCGTGGATTCGGCCACGGCCTTCAACAAGGCCGGAACGGTTTCGTCGCAATACGCGACCGTTGCAGCGAACGCGTACGCGAAAGCAGCGCAAGCTGCCATTACTACGAAGAACGGCGCGGCTGCCGTTGCTTATGCAACGAAGGCCAAAGCCGTGACGCCCGGAGCGGCTACCTGGAATCTCTTAGGCAACGCCCAGCTTGTCAACAACGACACGACTGATGCGATTCAGTCCTTCGAACAGGCGCGCGCTCTTAGCCCGAGCGATCCGAAGCTGGATCCAAAAGAGCGTGGCACGATCGTGGCCAATCTGATTGCCGCGTACGCCGATTCCGATCAAATCGACAAAGCGGTTGCGCTGCTACCCGAGATGAAGCAGCTCGATCCGGATAATATGGTCGGGACGTCGCACGTCGTCGCTTACTACGCGAAGAAGGCGCTGGCTGCGTCGAACGCAGGAAAAACGTCGGACGCAATCGCCGCGTACGAGAAGGGGGGCTCCTACGGTGGGCCGCTTGCGCACACGATGTATACAAATGAAGCCATGCAGCTCATGCGCCTCGCACATCCGGACTGGAATCAGATCCAAATCGTCGCCGGAAAGGCGATTGCGCTGACCCCGGACGACGCACGCGCGAACTTGGCCTACGGCAACGTGCTCCTCAACGAGAAGAAATACAACGAAGCCTTGCCCTACCTACAAAAAGCTCAAAGCTCGGCAAAAGCCTCCGGCGACGCGGACGCAGAGAAGATGGCGTCGCAATTGTTAACTCAAGTTTCTGCCCAAGGCGCCTCCAAGTAA
- a CDS encoding MotA/TolQ/ExbB proton channel family protein, whose protein sequence is MGEFFGNFWYFIIAGGVAMWALLLLSVIAVAIVIERLFFFATQKSDSRALLRQIGERIAADDLPGALKVVRQNRGMLPRILEFGLLRGEKNRADITDALSIALMENLNMLERNLGVIGTTAVIAPFVGLFGTVLGIIRAFQDIALKGNSTPAVVAAGVSEALITTAAGLFVAVISVIFFNYFKTRIKAYNQDMIVAANQLAEMLHFHNTGAPIPTDLYTPKGAASPAKA, encoded by the coding sequence GTGGGCGAATTTTTCGGAAACTTTTGGTACTTCATCATCGCGGGCGGCGTGGCGATGTGGGCCTTGCTGCTCCTCTCGGTGATTGCGGTGGCGATCGTTATCGAGCGGCTATTCTTCTTCGCAACGCAGAAAAGCGACTCGCGAGCCCTCTTGCGCCAGATCGGTGAGCGCATCGCCGCGGACGACCTCCCCGGAGCACTGAAAGTCGTACGGCAAAACCGCGGCATGTTGCCTCGAATCTTGGAATTCGGACTATTGCGCGGTGAGAAGAACCGCGCCGACATCACGGACGCGCTTTCGATCGCCCTGATGGAGAATCTGAACATGCTCGAGCGAAACTTGGGCGTGATCGGTACCACCGCCGTCATCGCGCCGTTCGTGGGGCTGTTCGGAACCGTACTTGGTATCATCCGCGCCTTCCAAGACATCGCTCTCAAGGGCAACTCGACGCCGGCCGTCGTGGCCGCTGGCGTCTCGGAAGCGTTGATCACCACCGCCGCCGGACTGTTCGTTGCCGTTATCTCGGTTATTTTCTTCAACTACTTCAAGACGCGAATTAAAGCGTACAACCAAGATATGATCGTCGCCGCCAACCAGCTGGCCGAGATGCTGCACTTCCACAATACGGGAGCGCCGATCCCGACCGATCTCTACACGCCGAAGGGCGCTGCTTCGCCCGCAAAGGCCTAA
- a CDS encoding biopolymer transporter ExbD: MALTGAAQDDSVMAEINITPFTDVLLVLLIIFMILAALITPPGFQKQLPNKSNPNQVNNDDKKKTIEVDVNNKDVIFVDGKRSSEQALYYDMAEVARRRGQLHVSIVADAKAKYGVIIRILDAAKQAGLTDVGFVTS, from the coding sequence GTGGCTCTCACCGGCGCAGCGCAAGACGATTCGGTCATGGCGGAAATCAACATCACGCCCTTCACGGACGTGCTGTTGGTGTTGTTGATCATTTTCATGATCTTGGCTGCGCTGATTACGCCGCCGGGCTTCCAAAAGCAGCTCCCCAATAAATCGAATCCGAATCAAGTCAACAACGACGATAAGAAGAAGACGATCGAGGTCGACGTCAACAACAAAGACGTCATCTTCGTCGACGGTAAACGCTCGAGCGAGCAGGCCTTGTACTATGACATGGCCGAGGTCGCGCGGCGTCGCGGACAGCTGCACGTTTCGATCGTTGCCGACGCAAAAGCAAAGTACGGGGTCATCATTCGGATACTCGACGCGGCGAAACAGGCTGGTCTAACCGACGTCGGTTTCGTTACGTCTTAA
- a CDS encoding biopolymer transporter ExbD, which produces MAVSTGEDGEEVMSTINITPFTDVLLVLLIIFIILAAVTKEPKLPDAKNTEKVKDSQIVVIIDAKNKIQIGSDSVDIPDAPAAFKRLADNTGHRYTSVIVKADPAASYGTVLQVMDAAKKEDLVNFGLANHVEGTPQGSNGAAAPAGGKS; this is translated from the coding sequence ATGGCAGTCAGTACAGGCGAAGACGGCGAAGAAGTAATGTCGACCATCAACATCACGCCGTTCACGGACGTGTTGTTGGTGCTCTTGATCATCTTCATCATTCTCGCGGCCGTGACGAAAGAGCCAAAGCTTCCGGACGCAAAGAACACCGAAAAAGTCAAGGATTCGCAGATCGTCGTCATCATCGACGCCAAGAACAAGATCCAAATCGGTTCCGACTCCGTCGATATCCCTGATGCGCCTGCGGCATTCAAGCGCCTGGCCGACAATACCGGACACCGTTACACTAGTGTGATCGTGAAGGCTGACCCGGCCGCTTCGTACGGTACGGTGCTGCAAGTCATGGACGCCGCTAAAAAAGAAGACCTCGTCAACTTCGGTCTCGCGAACCACGTCGAGGGGACTCCACAAGGCTCGAACGGCGCCGCCGCACCCGCCGGCGGAAAGAGCTAA
- a CDS encoding TonB family protein: MAQKKPAAPDPKQPPNTVRNVLAYSRRFIFYGFVISVLLHGLFGPFVEWKPSNGGTPEPIQTVSVTKLQTPRPTPPPTPTPTPPPKQTPQPTQPPHVVTKLRVQPPKTHSNSNSGPSENAYTNTQGSESGVPQGNANTGPPAPTAGPATATAAPTPTKPACAVPNAAARATQKVVPDMPEIARQMGASGTAQVKVTLDANGNVTAATIATSTHNSALDKAAVQAAQQSKYQPDIVNCVPTPGSYLYVVTFETQ, from the coding sequence ATGGCGCAAAAAAAACCAGCGGCACCAGATCCGAAACAACCGCCGAATACCGTACGAAACGTCCTCGCATACTCGCGCCGTTTTATCTTTTACGGGTTCGTGATCTCGGTTCTGCTGCACGGGCTGTTCGGACCGTTCGTCGAGTGGAAGCCGTCGAACGGGGGTACGCCTGAGCCGATTCAAACCGTAAGCGTCACGAAGCTTCAGACTCCGAGGCCGACGCCGCCGCCGACACCAACGCCGACGCCGCCGCCCAAACAAACGCCGCAACCGACGCAGCCGCCGCACGTAGTCACGAAGCTACGCGTGCAGCCGCCGAAGACGCACAGCAATAGCAACAGCGGCCCCTCGGAAAACGCGTACACGAATACGCAAGGTTCCGAAAGCGGTGTGCCGCAGGGCAATGCCAATACCGGACCGCCGGCGCCGACGGCCGGACCCGCAACCGCGACGGCAGCGCCGACGCCGACCAAGCCCGCATGCGCGGTCCCGAACGCGGCGGCAAGAGCCACGCAAAAGGTTGTGCCCGACATGCCGGAGATCGCGCGTCAAATGGGCGCGAGCGGAACGGCCCAAGTAAAAGTCACCCTCGATGCAAACGGGAACGTCACCGCTGCGACGATTGCGACGTCGACGCATAATTCGGCGCTCGACAAAGCTGCGGTGCAGGCCGCGCAGCAATCGAAATATCAGCCCGATATCGTCAACTGCGTTCCGACTCCCGGCAGCTATCTGTACGTAGTGACCTTCGAAACTCAGTAA
- a CDS encoding undecaprenyl-diphosphate phosphatase, whose protein sequence is MTFAQAMLLAILQGFSELFPISSLGHTVLIPALLHWNIDLASPGFLAFVVVLHLGTALALLVFYWREWRGIVGAFLGSIVRGRFSGSADEKTAWLLVIGTIPVGLLGLFFEREVRGLFASPIPVALFLALNGLVMFAGEWLKRKDDGQREMQSLSYVDVVKVGLAESFALLPGISRSGSAIVAGLLMNLSEAEAARFSFLLGTPVILAAGLLEVPRLFDPTAHVALVQSVAGGILSAITAYVSLAFLTRYFRSNDLRPFGWYCLAAGVICFILFFSGMVKA, encoded by the coding sequence GTGACATTCGCGCAGGCGATGCTGCTCGCAATCCTACAAGGGTTCAGCGAGCTATTCCCGATCAGCAGCCTCGGACATACGGTTTTGATTCCCGCGCTGTTGCACTGGAACATCGATCTTGCCAGCCCGGGCTTCTTGGCATTCGTCGTCGTGCTGCATCTCGGGACGGCACTCGCGCTGCTCGTATTCTATTGGCGCGAATGGCGTGGAATCGTCGGTGCGTTCCTCGGGAGCATCGTGCGTGGCCGCTTTTCTGGCAGCGCCGACGAGAAGACAGCGTGGCTGCTCGTCATCGGGACGATTCCCGTTGGACTATTGGGATTATTTTTCGAACGCGAGGTGCGCGGCTTGTTCGCGTCGCCGATTCCGGTCGCGCTCTTTCTTGCGCTCAACGGTCTCGTAATGTTCGCGGGTGAGTGGCTGAAGCGCAAAGATGATGGTCAGCGCGAGATGCAATCGCTTTCGTACGTCGATGTGGTTAAAGTCGGGCTTGCTGAATCGTTTGCGCTCTTGCCGGGTATTTCGCGTTCGGGAAGTGCGATCGTGGCCGGACTACTCATGAATCTCTCGGAGGCCGAAGCGGCGCGCTTTTCATTCTTGCTGGGAACGCCCGTGATTCTCGCCGCCGGCCTGCTCGAGGTCCCGCGATTGTTCGATCCGACGGCGCACGTCGCACTCGTCCAGTCGGTTGCCGGTGGGATTCTCTCGGCGATAACCGCGTATGTATCGCTGGCCTTCCTGACACGCTATTTCCGCTCGAACGACCTGCGGCCGTTCGGCTGGTACTGCCTGGCCGCGGGCGTCATTTGCTTCATCCTGTTCTTTTCCGGTATGGTGAAAGCATGA
- the moaC gene encoding cyclic pyranopterin monophosphate synthase MoaC — MSRPSHIAPDGSIVMVDVGSKATTERSARARAEVRLGAKAAQAVREATLEKGDALVAAQLAGIMAAKATPTLIPLAHPIPLSSVEVTFSWDGDVLIIETRARTVAQTGVEMEAMTAASVAALVVYDMTKAVDKGISIERVRLLEKTGGKSGNWESKSS, encoded by the coding sequence ATGAGCCGGCCGAGCCACATTGCGCCCGACGGCTCGATCGTGATGGTCGACGTCGGCAGCAAAGCGACAACAGAACGCAGCGCGCGCGCACGCGCTGAAGTTCGTCTTGGTGCAAAAGCCGCGCAAGCAGTGCGCGAGGCGACGCTCGAAAAAGGTGACGCGCTCGTCGCGGCTCAGCTCGCGGGCATCATGGCCGCGAAAGCGACACCAACGTTGATCCCGCTCGCACACCCGATTCCGCTGTCATCGGTCGAGGTCACGTTTTCGTGGGACGGCGACGTGCTCATCATCGAAACGCGTGCGCGCACCGTTGCGCAAACCGGTGTCGAGATGGAAGCGATGACGGCGGCGAGCGTTGCCGCACTCGTCGTCTACGACATGACCAAAGCGGTCGACAAAGGCATCTCGATCGAACGAGTCCGTCTTCTCGAGAAGACCGGCGGCAAGAGTGGCAACTGGGAGTCGAAAAGCTCCTGA
- a CDS encoding MogA/MoaB family molybdenum cofactor biosynthesis protein gives MIVLSDRAASGERADACIPVMREVLTDAYSIDETRVLPDDAAALSAELIELADDRRLALILTSGGTGLGPRDRTPQATLAIIDYEVPGMAEQMRAASVARVPTAMLSRAVAGVRGKTLIVNLPGSPKAVRETLEVILPVLPHALDLLTGDVKDG, from the coding sequence CTGATCGTGCTTTCCGATCGAGCGGCGAGCGGCGAGCGCGCAGACGCCTGCATCCCTGTGATGCGCGAAGTGCTGACAGATGCCTACAGTATCGATGAGACGCGTGTGTTGCCCGACGATGCAGCTGCACTTTCGGCAGAGTTAATCGAGCTTGCAGACGATCGACGGCTCGCGTTGATTTTGACTAGCGGCGGAACGGGACTCGGTCCGCGCGATCGCACGCCGCAGGCGACCTTGGCAATTATCGATTACGAAGTGCCCGGAATGGCCGAGCAGATGCGCGCGGCATCCGTTGCGCGCGTACCGACGGCGATGCTCTCGCGTGCGGTTGCCGGCGTGCGTGGGAAGACGCTGATCGTCAATTTGCCCGGCAGCCCGAAGGCCGTTCGGGAAACCCTCGAGGTGATTCTACCGGTTCTGCCTCACGCGCTCGACCTTCTCACAGGCGACGTCAAAGATGGTTGA
- a CDS encoding folylpolyglutamate synthase/dihydrofolate synthase family protein has translation MSFAAAQAYLQGTINETISRHQPHRLERMRALLRALGDPQEKYPTLHVGGTSGKGSTSTMLAAVLTQSGKRTGLHTKPHIVSLTERMRVDGIAIPEEEFASLLSEIKPAIESVVPEYGRPTYYETVLALAFTYFVQMEVDVAVIEVGIGGMLDGTNVLRHPQVSVITNIGLDHMDVLGNTLEDIALDKAGIARRGVPLVSDVADPGPREQIERICAQVGAPFFSVRDLAQIESQPGETYGQSFTIRTPEDAYALSLPILGRFQQRNAATAILALEQLKDDLRPTRENIETGMSRLVIPGRMEFFPSHPAVVFDIAHNEDKARNLVDALLETFAGRRFMAVVAIGEAKDARQILAELSRLPASFIFTSFEAVGRTPISPTRLASLMQDYGAWGRAVNDPVEAFSIARRNAGADEIVLVTGSTYVVGTLRDWWSANVAARSTSQT, from the coding sequence GTGAGCTTTGCGGCAGCGCAAGCGTACTTGCAGGGAACGATCAACGAAACGATTTCGCGGCATCAACCGCATCGGTTAGAGCGCATGCGTGCGTTGCTGCGTGCGCTCGGTGATCCCCAAGAGAAATATCCGACACTGCACGTCGGCGGAACGAGCGGCAAAGGCTCGACGTCGACGATGTTGGCTGCGGTGCTGACGCAATCCGGAAAGCGCACGGGACTTCACACCAAGCCCCACATCGTGTCGCTCACCGAACGCATGCGCGTCGACGGCATCGCGATTCCGGAGGAAGAGTTCGCGAGCTTGCTCAGCGAGATCAAGCCTGCGATCGAAAGCGTGGTGCCCGAATACGGACGCCCGACGTACTACGAGACGGTCTTGGCGCTCGCGTTTACGTATTTCGTGCAAATGGAAGTCGACGTCGCCGTGATTGAGGTCGGCATCGGCGGGATGCTCGACGGCACGAACGTGCTGCGCCATCCGCAAGTCTCGGTGATCACGAACATCGGTCTCGACCACATGGACGTCTTGGGCAACACGCTCGAAGACATCGCGCTCGATAAAGCCGGGATCGCGCGGCGCGGCGTTCCGCTCGTTTCGGACGTCGCCGATCCCGGTCCGCGCGAACAGATCGAACGGATTTGCGCCCAGGTCGGCGCGCCGTTTTTTTCGGTTCGGGATCTCGCGCAGATCGAATCGCAGCCCGGTGAGACGTACGGTCAGAGCTTTACCATACGCACGCCGGAAGACGCCTATGCGCTCTCGCTCCCGATTTTGGGACGCTTTCAACAGCGCAACGCCGCAACCGCAATTCTTGCGCTCGAACAATTGAAAGACGATTTGCGGCCGACGCGAGAGAACATCGAGACCGGGATGAGCCGCCTCGTCATCCCGGGCCGTATGGAGTTCTTCCCATCGCATCCGGCTGTCGTTTTCGACATCGCGCACAATGAAGACAAAGCGCGCAATCTCGTCGACGCATTGCTTGAAACGTTTGCGGGCCGACGCTTCATGGCCGTCGTCGCCATTGGCGAAGCCAAGGATGCTCGCCAGATTCTCGCGGAGCTGAGCCGCTTGCCGGCCTCGTTCATCTTTACGTCGTTCGAAGCCGTGGGCCGAACCCCGATCTCGCCGACGCGTCTGGCGAGCTTGATGCAGGATTACGGTGCGTGGGGACGAGCCGTAAACGATCCCGTCGAAGCGTTCTCAATTGCGCGGCGTAACGCGGGCGCCGATGAAATCGTCCTTGTTACCGGCTCGACATACGTTGTCGGGACGCTGCGCGATTGGTGGTCCGCAAACGTGGCGGCCCGTTCTACGTCGCAAACCTAA
- the panB gene encoding 3-methyl-2-oxobutanoate hydroxymethyltransferase, with translation METETKMSSNPAEVKRKKVTIPSLTAKKKQGIPISQMAIYDYPSAILADRVGIDILCVSDSGAMALFGHESTLDVTFDEVLYMAQAVKRGSKYGLRMVDMPYMSFHLSEEQAITNAARYVAEAGAEVMKCEGNKHHAKNIGAIVKAGIPVQGHIGITPMREAQLGGFSAQGKTADRAKELIEDAWAMVEAGCFSILCEVTTSEVAEYLAETLPVPVISLGAGNKADGVHIITCDLFRLYDRHVPRHSKIYVELMPVMQKVFEDYKSDVETRAYPGPEHSVFMKPDELEKLRKLVNWQEKRQPVGAR, from the coding sequence ATGGAAACGGAGACGAAGATGTCGAGCAATCCTGCCGAAGTCAAGCGCAAGAAAGTTACGATCCCCTCGCTAACGGCGAAGAAGAAGCAAGGGATCCCGATCTCGCAGATGGCGATCTATGATTATCCCAGCGCAATTCTCGCAGATCGGGTCGGCATCGACATTCTGTGTGTGAGCGACAGCGGCGCGATGGCGCTTTTCGGACACGAATCGACGCTCGACGTCACGTTCGACGAAGTGCTCTACATGGCGCAAGCCGTGAAGCGCGGTTCGAAATACGGGCTTCGCATGGTCGACATGCCGTACATGTCCTTCCATCTCTCCGAAGAACAAGCCATCACCAATGCGGCGCGCTATGTCGCCGAAGCCGGTGCCGAAGTGATGAAGTGCGAAGGCAACAAGCATCACGCGAAAAATATTGGCGCAATTGTGAAGGCCGGCATTCCCGTGCAAGGTCACATCGGCATCACGCCGATGCGCGAAGCGCAGCTTGGCGGTTTCAGCGCTCAGGGCAAGACTGCAGACCGTGCCAAGGAGCTGATCGAAGATGCGTGGGCAATGGTCGAGGCGGGATGCTTCTCGATTCTGTGCGAGGTTACGACGTCGGAAGTTGCCGAGTATCTGGCCGAGACGCTCCCGGTTCCGGTGATCAGCCTTGGTGCAGGGAACAAAGCCGACGGCGTGCACATCATCACTTGTGATCTTTTTCGGCTCTACGATCGTCACGTGCCGCGTCACTCGAAGATCTACGTCGAGCTCATGCCCGTCATGCAGAAAGTTTTTGAGGACTACAAGTCTGACGTCGAAACGCGCGCTTACCCCGGGCCTGAACACAGCGTGTTCATGAAGCCCGACGAGCTCGAGAAGCTTCGCAAGCTCGTGAACTGGCAGGAGAAGAGACAGCCGGTCGGAGCTCGGTGA